The genomic segment CGAGCTCGACGCCGTAGAACTCCGCGCGCACGCCGCGATAGACGGCCTCGCGCAGCGCGTCGCCGGCGCCCGCCGCCACGGGCGCGCCTTCGTCGTCGACGAGCCGTCCGGTGTCGTATTCGGCCAGATAGTTCCGAAAGCGGCTGTAGAACACGCCGACGCTGCCGCGGTTCGGCCCGCTCGCGTAGCGCAGCGCGAGATCGGTCGACACCGCCTTCTCCTTCGGCGCGTCCGGCAGGCCGATCAGGTATTGCCCCGTCGCGCCGTGCGGGCCGTTCGCGTACAGCTCGTAGAACGTCGGCGCGCGCTCCGTGTACGACACGTTGCCCGCGAGCGACCACGCGGGCGCGAGCTGGTACAGCGCGCCCGCCGACACGCTGCCCGCATTGAAATCGCGCGAGCGCGCGAAGCTGAACTTGTCGTCGCCGTTCGCGCTCGGGTCGAGCCGCACGTGCTCGATCCGCGCGCCGGCGGACAGCTTCAGCGCATCGGTGGCCTGCCACTCCTCGAGGCCGAACAGCGCGACGCTCGTCGTGCGCGTCGTCGGCGCGAGCGCCTCGCCGCCGAGCGCGGAAAACGTGTTCTGGCCGACCTGCACGCCGAGCGCGCCGTCGAGCGGGCCAAGCTTGCGGTGACGCGCCTCGACGCGCGCCTCGTAGCCGTGGTTGCGGAACGTCGTGCCCGTCACGCCGTCCTCGATTTCACGGTGCAGATAGTTCGTGTAGCCGAAGTCGAATTTCAACTGCGAGAACGGCCCGCGCAAATTGCGCACTTCCGATGCGACCGCGACGCGCTCCTGCCGCATCTGCAGCCGCGCGTCGGTTTCGGCGACCGAGCCGTAGTTCGATTCGTAGCCGCTGTACGACGCGCCGACGTAGCCGTCGGCCCACGTGTACGAGCCGCCCGCCGCGCCGCCGTAGCGGCGGCCGTCGCTGTTCGGCAGCTTGCCGTACGGCTGGCTTGCGTCTTCGCCGTCGAGCGCGCGCTGGCGCGCCGAATGCGCATAGCCCGGGATACGCAGCGCGTCGGTCTCGCGGCTGAACGCATCGAGATGGAACGCGAAGCGGCCGTTGCCGCCTTCGACGAGCGCCGCGCCCGCGCGCGCGTTGTTCGCGCCGCCGTAGCTCGCGTCGACCGCGCCCGTGACGCCCGTGACCGCTTCGCGCGGAATCCGGTTGTCGACCGTGTTGACGACGCCGCCGACCGCGTTGCCGCCGTACAGCAGCGCCGCCGGCCCGCGCACGATCTCGACGCGCTCGACGGTCAGCGGGTCCTGCGGCACCGCGTGGTCGTACGACAGCGACGACGCGTCGTACGCGGCGACGCCGTTCTGCAAAAGCCGGATGCGGTCGCCGTCCATCCCGCGGATGATCGGGCGGCCGACGAGCGGACCGTAGGTCGTCGTCGACACGCCGGGCAGGCCGTTCAGCGTGTCGCCGAGCGAGTCGGCGCGACGCAGCGTCAGCTCTGCGCCGGACAGCGACGCGGTCGGCGAAGTCAGCGCCGATGCGCCAAGCGGGTTCGCGGTGACGAAGATCGGCGCGAGCGCCGTCTCGGGCGGCGCGTTCGGCGAACGGTCGGCTGGCGGCGCGCCCGTCTCGCCATGCGCAAGACTCGCGGCGAGCAGCAGCGATAAGGGATGCAGCCTGCGGGCGAAGGGCGGCGCGATACGTCGGTGGTCATCCATTGCGGTAATCGGTGTAGTGGTGTCGAGGTCGACGGAATCACGGGTCGAATCGCGCGACGATAGAGAAACGATATAACGTATCAATTTCGGCGCGCATGGAGGCCCGTGGCGGAGCACATCGGCGGCCGGTTCGTCGGGTGCTGCGGTGTGCGCCCGGCTCGAGTCGGCCTGCGATGGGCTTGATATGTTATATCATTTCAAATTATGTAACAAATTGCTTACGGCGGCGTTGGCACTGATGCTGATGCCGGCGTCAGCGCCGCGAGCCATGCTGATGCGTCGCCGCGCGATTGCCGGGACGGCATCGGTCGGGCACGCGCGGCGACGAATCGGCGTTTCGACCAAAATGCGAATTCGTGCGGGTCGCGCGCCATGTGCCCGCGCCGTGACGCCGTTCGCGAACCAGCATCGTCACGACACGCGCCGCCCGGCCGCGCGCATCGGCGTGATATCGTCGGGCGCTCGCAAACCGGCAAAGTCCTTTCAGTTTCACGCATGCATCCTCTCCGATCGATCCTCCCGCTCGCCCTGTTGACCGCCGTCGGGCTCCTCGCCACCGACCTGTATCTCCCCGCCGTGCCGTCGCTGCCGCAGCAGCTCGGCGGCTCGATCGAAAGCGCACAGGCGACGCTCGCCGCGTTCTCGGCCGCGCTCGCCGTGTCGCAGCTCGTCTGGGGCGCCGCCGCCGACCGCTTCGGGCACCGCCGCACGCTCGCGTTCGCGGTGCTGCTGCAACTCATCGCGGGCGCCGCGTGCGCGCTCGCGCCGTCGATGGGCGCGCTGATCGGCGCGCGCGTCGCGCAGGGCTTCGGGGTGGGCGCGGCGACGGTCATCGTCCCCGCGCTCGTCCGGCAGTCGTTCGGCGACGGCGGCGCGGTCCGCGCGCTCGCATGGCTCGGCATCGTCGAAAGCGCGGTGCCGGGACTCGCGCCCGTCGTCGGCGCGGCGCTCCTCGTCGTCGCCGACTGGCGGATGAGCTTCTGGATCATCGTCGCGCTGTCCGCTGTCGCGGCGCCGCTCGTGTTCCGCGCGATTCCCGCGGCTCGCGCGACGCGCGCGCCCGCGCATGCGAGCGCCAACGCGCGCGCGGGCGGCTATCGACGGTTGCTGCGCTCGCCCGTCTATCTCGGCTACGCGCTCGGTCACGCGCTCTGCTTCGCCGCGCTGCTCGCGTTCGTCGCGAGCGCGCCGCAGGTCGTCGAGATCTGGCTCGGCGCGGGGCCGTCGACGTTCAGCCTGATGCAGGCGTGCGGCGTCGCCGCGTTCATGCTGACCGCCGCGCGCAGCGGCAAATGGTCCGACGCGCTCGGCCTCGACCGGATCATCTCGCTCGGCGCGCTGCTGCAGTTCGCGGCGTCGGCCGCGTTCCTGCTGCTCGCGTACGCCGATTGGCGTTCGACGGCGCTCGTCGTCGCATCGTGGATGCTGTTCTGCGGCTCGCTCGGCTTGCGCGGGCCGGCGTCGATGGCGCGCGCGCTCGCGGCCGAGCCCGCCGTCGCAGGACGCGCGGCCGGACTGCTGATGTTCTTCGGGCTCGGCGGCGCGGCGCTCGCGACGCAGGCCGTCGCGCCGTTCCTGCCTCTCGGGCTCGCGCCCGTCGCGTGGATGTGCGCGGGCTTCACGCTCGCGAGCGGCGCGGTCGTGCTGTGGGGAATCGCGATGCGCGACAGGCATCGCGCAGCGGCGACGGAAGTTGCGTGAGCCGGCCGGAGGCGCGCGCCGGCGCTGCCCGCCCGATCACGCCTGCGGATCGACCCGCAGCACGAGCTTGCCGCGATGGCTGCCGTCGAACAGACGATTCAGCACGTCGGGCGCGTTGGTCAGCCCGTCGGCGACGGTTTCCTCGGCCTTCAGCCGGCCGTCGCGCAGCCAGCCCGCGAGCGTCGCGATCGCTTCGCGGCTCTTCCGGTAATCGAGGATCAGGAAGCCGCGCATCGTCAGCCGCTTCGCGATCAGCACGCTGACGTCGTCGGACGGCCGCCCGCTGTTGTAGTTCGCGATCACGCCGCACAGCGCGACGCGTCCGCCGATCGCCATCCGCGAGAGCACCGCGCGCATGATCTCGCCGCCGACGTTCTCGAAGTTCACGTGCACGCCGTCGGGCGTCGCGTCCTTCAGCGCGCGCTTCCAGTCGTCGGACTTGTAATCGACGGCCGCGTCGAAGCCGAGCTCGTCGGTCAGATAGCGGCACTTGTCCGCGCCGCCCGCGATGCCGACGACGCGCGCGCCATGAATCTTGCCGATCTGCCCGGCAACGGAGCCGACCGAGCCCGCGGCCGCCGACACGACGAGCGTCTCGCCCGGCTGCACCGGCGCGATCTCGGTGAGCCCGTAGTACGCGGTGAGCCCGCTCATCCCGCACGCGCCGAGCAGGCGCGGCAGCGGCAGACCGAGCGCGGCGGGCAGCTTCGTGTAGTGCGCGGCTTCGTCGGCGCGCACGTGCGCGTAGTCCTGCCAGCCGACGAGCCCTTGCACGAGATCGCCCTCGGCGAACCCCGGCGCGTTCGACGCGACGACGCGGCCGATGCCGAGCGCGCGCATCACGTCGCCGATCGCCACCGGCGGCAGATATTGCGGGATGTCGCTCATCCAGACGCGATTGGTCGGGTCCATCGACAGATACAGCACGCGCACGAGCAGCTCGCCCGGCCCGAGCGCGGGCAGCGGCGCTTCGACGAGCGTGAAGTGCTCCTGGCCGACGCGCCCGTCGGGGCGCGCCTTCAGACGCAGTTGGCGATTGACGGGGGTGGACATGGGCATCACCTTCGAGGGTGGGAATGGAAACGGACGGCGTGCGCCCGCATCGGCGACCGCCGCGAGTGCGCCGCCAACGCATGCGCGGCGTCAGACCGCGCACATCCCGCCGTCGATCACGAGCTCCGCGCCCGTCACGTAGCGGCTCTCGTCGGACGCGAGATAAACGGCCGCATACGCGACGTCGTCCGGCTCGCCGAGCCGGCGCATCGGCACGCCGCGCGCGAGCTTGCGCGCCGCCTCCTTCTCGCCGACCTGCCGGACGATCGGCGCGACGATGCCGGTCATGATGAACGACGGATGGATCGAGTTGCAGCGCACCTCGGTCTGCCGGCGCGCGCAGTCGACCGCGATCGACTTCGTCAGCGACGCGACCGCCGCCTTCGACGCGTTGTACGCGGTGTAGTCGGGCTCCTGCTTGAACGCGGCGACCGACGAGATGTTGACGATCGACGCGGGCGCGCCCGCCTCCAGATACGGCAGCGCGTGCTTCGTGCCGAGCACGATGCTCTCGACGTTGATCGCCATCACGCGCCGCCATTCGTCGCGCTCGATCTGCCCGACCGCACCGAACGAGCCGACGCCCGCGTTGTGCACGAGCACCGACAGCCCGCCCATCGCGTCGCTCGCCTGCGAAAGCCGCGCCGCCCACTGCGCTTCGTCGGTGACGTCCTGACCGGCCGCCCACGCGACGCGCTCGCCCGCCGCGCCGTTCAGCTCGGCGGCGAACGCATCGAGCACGGCCGCGTCGACGATGTCGGTCAGGAACACCTTCGCGCCCTGCTCGGCCATCCGACGCGCGATCGCGCGCCCGAGGCCGCCCGCCGCGCCGGTGATGAATGCGCGCTTGCCGGCAAGACGCGGCGCCAGATTCTTCGTCATGAACACTCCCTGTCGTTTTCGATGTGCGCTCGTCGCATGCGCGCTTCGCGCGCGTGCATGAAATCAGCCGCTCGGTCATCGGGCAATCGGCCGCCGGTCGCGAGGAGTCAACCATCGCCCCTATCGCCCCTATCGCCCATCAAACCGACAAATACCCGCCGTCGACGTTCAGCACCGTCCCCGTCGTATAGCTCGACGCCGCCGATGCAAGATACAGCACCGCGCCCGCCATCTCCGTCGGCTGCGCGGCGCGCCGCATCGGCACGTGCGCGAGCACCTGCTTGAGCACGTCTGGCGTCTGCGTGAGCGCCGACGCGAACTTCGTGTCGGTCAGCCCCGGCAGCAGCGCGTTGCAGCGCACGCCGCTCGCCGCGCATTCGATCGCGAACGCCTTCGTCATCGAGATCACCGCCGCCTTCGTGATCGAGTAGATGCCCTGCCAGTAGCCGGGAATCACGCCGTTCACCGACGCGACGTTGACGATCGATCCGCCGCCGCCCTTGCTCATCAGCTTCGCGCCGCGGCTCGACATGAAGAAGTAGCCGCGGATGTTCACGTCGACGGTCTTCTGGAACGCGCCGAGATCCGTATCGACGATCGGCCCGTAGTACGGATTCGTCGCCGCGTTGTTGACGAGCACGTCGAGGCGCCCGTGCCTGCCTTCGAGCGACGCGAAGAGCGCATCGATCTGGCCGAGCTCGCCGATGTGGCACACGGCCGCCTCGGCCGAGCCGCCCGCCTCGACGATCTCGCTCGCGACCGCGCGGCAATCGTCGATGCGCCGGCTCGTGACGACGACGTGCGCGCCGAATGCGCCGAGCAGCTTCGCGGCTTCCGCGCCGATGCCGCGGCTGCCGCCGGTGACGACGGCGATCTTGCCGGACAGGTCGAACAGGTTGGGTGCGGTCATGGAGGATATCCTGAATCGATGAAGGAAACGGAATCAGCGATGCGTGACGAGCCGCTCGCCATCCGCTCCGTCGAGGTGCGGCCAGCCGTTGTACGTCGTCACGCGCGCGCCGCCGCGGCCGATCCTGATCCGGGTCACGCTCGTGTTGACGAGCGGCCACGCGAGCTCGAAGCTGCGCTCGATCGGCACGCCGAACAGCGCCGCGACGATCACGCCGATCGGCCCGCCCGACGTGAACGCCCAGATCTCGCGCGCCGGCTGCCCCGCGAGCGCGTCCCACGCGGCGAGCGTGCGCGCGCGGAATTCGGGCCACGCGCAGCCGTAATCGCCGTCGTGCGCGCCGCCCGTCCAGCGCGCGACGGCCGCCGCGAACAGCGCCTGGAACGCGCGGCGCGGATCGGCTTGCGTCCCCATCGCGCGCAGCAGTGCGTCGCGCGACGCGAGCGCCGGCCGATGGCGCGCGATCAGTTCGTCCGCGTCGAGCTCGTCGAGGCCCGCGAGCGCGAGCCGCGGCGCGTCGACGCCCGCCGCGCGCGCGCAGCCGTCGGCCGTCTGCGCGTGGCGGCGCAGCGTGCCGGTGGCGATCAGGCCGGGCCGCCGCGCGCCGCGCGCCATCCACGCGCCGAGCCGCGCCGATTGCTCGTCGCCGAGCAGCGACAGGCAATCGTAGTCGGCCGCATCGAAGCTCGCCTGCGCGTGGCGGATCAGGAACAGCTCGGTCATCGGGCGCCCCCGGCCGCCTCGATCACGCGCCGGCAGCGCTCGCCGAGATAGCGCACGACCGCGCCGAGGCCCGCGAACTGCGCGTTCGTCGTGTGGCCGAGCACGAAGCGCCGGTAGATCTGCTGCGCGATCACCATCAGCCGGAACAGGCCGAACACTTCGTAGAACACGAAGCCGCCGATGTCGAGCCCCGTGCGCGCGCCGTAGTACTCGATGAGCTCGCGGCGCGTCATCATCCCGTCGGCGTGCGTCGGCTGACGGCGCATCGCGACGAACGCGGGATCGTCGTCGGCCTGCGCCCAGTACGCGAGCGAGCCGCCGAGATCCATCAGCGGATCGCCGAGCGTCGCCATCTCCCAGTCGAGCACGCCGACGATCGACAGCGGATCGGCCGGATCGAGCACGACGTTGTCGAAGCGATAGTCGTTGTGGATCACGCAGATGCGGCGCTCGCCCGCCGGGCGATGGCGTTCGAGCCACGCGAGCACGTCGTCGCACGGGTTCGTGCCGTCGGTGAGCGCCTTGCGCCAGCGCTCGCCCCAGCCGCTCAACTGGCGCGCGACGTAGCCTTCGCCCTTGCCGAGCGCCGCGATCTCCGGGCGCGACGCATCGATCGCGTGCAACTCGATCAGCCGATCGACGAAGCGCTCGCACAGCTTGCGCACACCCGCGCGGTCGAGCTTCAGCTCGGCGGGCAGCTCGCGCCGCAGGATCACGCCGGCGATGCGCTCCATCACGTAGAACTCGCTGCCGAGCACCGCAGGATCGTCGCAGCGCGCGAGAATCGCCGGCACGTGGCGGTAGTCGGGCGCGAGCGCCGCCATCACCGCCGCCTCCCGCAGCATGTCGTGCGCGGTGCCGGCCTTCGCACCCGCGGGCGGGCGCCTGAGCACCATCTCGCGATCGCCATAGCCGATCAGATAGGTCAGGTTCGACGCGCCGCCGTGGAACTGCCGGATGCGCGGCTCGCCGCTCAATCCCGGAACGCGCGGCTTCAGGTATGCATCGAGCTTCGCCGCGTCGAGCCGGTCTTCGTCTCGCACGTCGCGCGCGTCGTCGAGGCGCACGCTCATGCGGCGGCCTCCGCCGCGGCGAGCTGCCGCTTCACCTCGAGCCTCGCGACGACCGCGCGATGCACCTCGTCCGGCCCGTCCGCGATCCGCAGCACGCGCGCATACGCGTAGAGCGCGGCGAGCGGAAAGTCGTTCGACAGGCCCGCGCCGCCGTGGATCTGGATCGCCGCGTCGGCCGCCTGCTGCGCGACCGCAGGCACGACGACCTTGATCTGCGAGATCAGCGACAGCGCCGCCTTCACGCCCTGCGTGTCGATCGTCCACGCGGCCTTCAGCGTCAGCAGGCGCGCCTGCTCGATCGCCATGCGCAGGTTCGCGACGATGTCGCCGTTGCCGCCGAGCTTCACGAGCGGCTTGCCGAACGCGGTGCGCGCCGTCGCGCGCGCACACAGCAGCGTGAGCGCCTTCTCCGCCGCGCCGAGCGCGCGCATGCAGTGGTGGATGCGGCCCGGGCCGAGCCGGCCCTGCGCGATCTCGAAGCCGCGCCCCGGCCCGAGGATCACGTTCGACGCCGGCAGCCGCACGTTCGTGAAGCTGACTTCGCCGTGGCCCGAGGGCTCGTCGTACGCATTGAACACCGGCAGCATCCGCTCGATCTTCACGCCAGGCGCGTCGAGCGGGCACAGCACCATCGTGTGCCGGCGATGCGGCTCCGCCTCCGGATCGGTGAGCCCCATGAAGATCACGACGCGCGCGAGCGGATGGCCGATGCCGGTCGACCACCACTTGCGGCCATTCAGCACGACTTCGTCGCCCTCGATCCTGGCCGTCGCCCGCATGTTCGTCGCGTCCGAGGACGCCACCTCCGGCTCCGTCATGCAGAACGCCGAGCGGATCTCGCCCGCGAGCAGCGGCTCGAGCCAGCGGCGGCGCTGCTCGGGCGAGCCGTAGCGCGCGAGCACCTCCATGTTGCCGGTGTCGGGCGCGTTGCAGTTGAACACCTCGGGCGCGATGAACGAGTGCCCCATCAGCTCGGCGAGCGGCGCGTACTCGGCGTTCGACAGCCCCGCGCCGCCGTGCCCGACCTCGGGTAGGAACAGGTTCCAGAGGCCGGCCGCGCGCGCCTTCGCCTTCAGCGTTTCCATCACGTCGGGCTGCCGCCAGCGGCGCCAGTCGGCGCTGCCCGTCAATTGCTCGACATAGCGCGCCTCGACGGGCGCGATCTCGTCGCGCATGAAGCCCGCGATGCGCTCGCTCAGTTCGCGGCCGCGGGCCGAAGGGGAGAAATCCACGGCGTCTCCGGATAGTCGGTTCGAATGCAAACGAGCGTACGCGATCCTCGACAATCGATGAAATGAATATTTATTATGCAAGGACATAGACGTCATTGATGGGCTTTCGCGATCGCGCAAGCCGCGCCGATACGTCGGAACGCCAACGCCTCGAAACGCCGGAACGCCGATGCAGCCCGACCACCGACTCGACCTGAACCTGTTCCGCGTGCTCGACGCGGTCTACGCGCAGGGCGGCATCAGCGCCGCCGCCCGCGCGCTGCACCTGACGCAGCCGGCCGTCACGCACGCGCTGAACCGGCTGCGCGCGCACTTCGGCGATCCGCTGTTCGTGCGGCAGGGCAACAAGGTCGTGCCGACCGAGCGCACGCGCGCGGTGATCGCGGACGTCCAGCTCCATCTGAAAGGTCTGCAGGGCGCGGCGCGCGCGCAGACGCGCTTCAGCCCGGACGCGCTCGACATGCGCTTCGTCGTCGGCGTGCGCGACGT from the Burkholderia humptydooensis genome contains:
- a CDS encoding TonB-dependent receptor, coding for MDDHRRIAPPFARRLHPLSLLLAASLAHGETGAPPADRSPNAPPETALAPIFVTANPLGASALTSPTASLSGAELTLRRADSLGDTLNGLPGVSTTTYGPLVGRPIIRGMDGDRIRLLQNGVAAYDASSLSYDHAVPQDPLTVERVEIVRGPAALLYGGNAVGGVVNTVDNRIPREAVTGVTGAVDASYGGANNARAGAALVEGGNGRFAFHLDAFSRETDALRIPGYAHSARQRALDGEDASQPYGKLPNSDGRRYGGAAGGSYTWADGYVGASYSGYESNYGSVAETDARLQMRQERVAVASEVRNLRGPFSQLKFDFGYTNYLHREIEDGVTGTTFRNHGYEARVEARHRKLGPLDGALGVQVGQNTFSALGGEALAPTTRTTSVALFGLEEWQATDALKLSAGARIEHVRLDPSANGDDKFSFARSRDFNAGSVSAGALYQLAPAWSLAGNVSYTERAPTFYELYANGPHGATGQYLIGLPDAPKEKAVSTDLALRYASGPNRGSVGVFYSRFRNYLAEYDTGRLVDDEGAPVAAGAGDALREAVYRGVRAEFYGVELEGKWRAFEKRGHRVDLELSADYTHARNADTGEPLPRIAPLRATLAADYGYGPFGARAQVTHAWAQHRVPENDLATDGYTSLGVALTYRFRVGATNWLAYLRGDNLTNQDIRYASSVVRNIAPQGGRSVTVGMRTTF
- a CDS encoding MFS transporter, with protein sequence MHPLRSILPLALLTAVGLLATDLYLPAVPSLPQQLGGSIESAQATLAAFSAALAVSQLVWGAAADRFGHRRTLAFAVLLQLIAGAACALAPSMGALIGARVAQGFGVGAATVIVPALVRQSFGDGGAVRALAWLGIVESAVPGLAPVVGAALLVVADWRMSFWIIVALSAVAAPLVFRAIPAARATRAPAHASANARAGGYRRLLRSPVYLGYALGHALCFAALLAFVASAPQVVEIWLGAGPSTFSLMQACGVAAFMLTAARSGKWSDALGLDRIISLGALLQFAASAAFLLLAYADWRSTALVVASWMLFCGSLGLRGPASMARALAAEPAVAGRAAGLLMFFGLGGAALATQAVAPFLPLGLAPVAWMCAGFTLASGAVVLWGIAMRDRHRAAATEVA
- a CDS encoding SDR family oxidoreductase, translating into MTKNLAPRLAGKRAFITGAAGGLGRAIARRMAEQGAKVFLTDIVDAAVLDAFAAELNGAAGERVAWAAGQDVTDEAQWAARLSQASDAMGGLSVLVHNAGVGSFGAVGQIERDEWRRVMAINVESIVLGTKHALPYLEAGAPASIVNISSVAAFKQEPDYTAYNASKAAVASLTKSIAVDCARRQTEVRCNSIHPSFIMTGIVAPIVRQVGEKEAARKLARGVPMRRLGEPDDVAYAAVYLASDESRYVTGAELVIDGGMCAV
- a CDS encoding SDR family oxidoreductase; this encodes MTAPNLFDLSGKIAVVTGGSRGIGAEAAKLLGAFGAHVVVTSRRIDDCRAVASEIVEAGGSAEAAVCHIGELGQIDALFASLEGRHGRLDVLVNNAATNPYYGPIVDTDLGAFQKTVDVNIRGYFFMSSRGAKLMSKGGGGSIVNVASVNGVIPGYWQGIYSITKAAVISMTKAFAIECAASGVRCNALLPGLTDTKFASALTQTPDVLKQVLAHVPMRRAAQPTEMAGAVLYLASAASSYTTGTVLNVDGGYLSV
- a CDS encoding histidine phosphatase family protein is translated as MTELFLIRHAQASFDAADYDCLSLLGDEQSARLGAWMARGARRPGLIATGTLRRHAQTADGCARAAGVDAPRLALAGLDELDADELIARHRPALASRDALLRAMGTQADPRRAFQALFAAAVARWTGGAHDGDYGCAWPEFRARTLAAWDALAGQPAREIWAFTSGGPIGVIVAALFGVPIERSFELAWPLVNTSVTRIRIGRGGARVTTYNGWPHLDGADGERLVTHR
- a CDS encoding phosphotransferase family protein, which produces MSVRLDDARDVRDEDRLDAAKLDAYLKPRVPGLSGEPRIRQFHGGASNLTYLIGYGDREMVLRRPPAGAKAGTAHDMLREAAVMAALAPDYRHVPAILARCDDPAVLGSEFYVMERIAGVILRRELPAELKLDRAGVRKLCERFVDRLIELHAIDASRPEIAALGKGEGYVARQLSGWGERWRKALTDGTNPCDDVLAWLERHRPAGERRICVIHNDYRFDNVVLDPADPLSIVGVLDWEMATLGDPLMDLGGSLAYWAQADDDPAFVAMRRQPTHADGMMTRRELIEYYGARTGLDIGGFVFYEVFGLFRLMVIAQQIYRRFVLGHTTNAQFAGLGAVVRYLGERCRRVIEAAGGAR
- a CDS encoding acyl-CoA dehydrogenase family protein, with product MDFSPSARGRELSERIAGFMRDEIAPVEARYVEQLTGSADWRRWRQPDVMETLKAKARAAGLWNLFLPEVGHGGAGLSNAEYAPLAELMGHSFIAPEVFNCNAPDTGNMEVLARYGSPEQRRRWLEPLLAGEIRSAFCMTEPEVASSDATNMRATARIEGDEVVLNGRKWWSTGIGHPLARVVIFMGLTDPEAEPHRRHTMVLCPLDAPGVKIERMLPVFNAYDEPSGHGEVSFTNVRLPASNVILGPGRGFEIAQGRLGPGRIHHCMRALGAAEKALTLLCARATARTAFGKPLVKLGGNGDIVANLRMAIEQARLLTLKAAWTIDTQGVKAALSLISQIKVVVPAVAQQAADAAIQIHGGAGLSNDFPLAALYAYARVLRIADGPDEVHRAVVARLEVKRQLAAAEAAA